ACTCGTCGGGCGTTACCTTGCCCCCTACTACAGCCTCACCCAGCCCCCACGCAGACTCGATTACAACGACGTTATCATCGCCAGTCACTGGATGGACTGTGAACATTACACCCGCCGAGCGGCTCATTACCATCTTCTGCACAACTACAGCCATGTAGGTCTTCTCATGGGGTATCTTCATCTGCTCCCTGTAGAATATGGCACGGGCGTTGAACAGGCTAGCCCAGCAAGCCTTTACTTTCTTGACAACCTCGTCCTCGCCGCGCACGTTTAGGTAGGTGTCCTGCTGGCCTGCAAAGCTGGCCTCAGGCAGGTCCTCCGCCGTGGCACTACTCCTTACCGCGACAAGCGGGTTCTCTACACCCACGCGCTTTGCAAGCTCCCTGTAATATTGGCGTATGAGCTCCTCTAGGTCCTTCGGCATCGGGGTGTCAAGTATCAGTTGCTTTATCTTACGGCTGGCCTCCTCGAGCTGAGCAGTATTGTTGATGTCAATGCTCTTAATAATGTCTAGTATCTTGTTGAATAGCCCAGTCTCTTCCATGAACTTACGATAAGCCTCAGCTGTTACGACATAACCTGGAGGCACGCGTATACCCGCACGCAACAGCTCGCCAAGGTTGGCAGCCTTACCGCCTACTAGAGGTACGTCCTCTTTGCTTACCTCCTCTAGCCAGGCTACGAGCTTACCCTTAGCGGCCAAAACCTGCTGCCCCCGGTAAACCTCTCGCTTAACCAGTTCACCCACTTAAAAGCAGATGCCAGGTGGAGTCCCCGGCGTGGAGGTGAGGTTTCTACGCGCTGCTACCGAGCGCCAACAAAAGTGATACTTGTTGGCGAGCACTTCGTCGTGAAGGGTATACCGGCGCTTGCAGCAGCCCTCGGACTATACTCGTATGCCTGTTGGGACGAGTTCAACGAAGAAACTGTCCTAGTTGACGCTGTTAACTTGGGTGTCACGTGCCGCGTGTATCCGGCTAACGTGTGTGGCGCCAAGCTGGCTGGCCTAGCGAGGATTGCTGAGATCATAGGAGCCCGCGGTATCCGTGTAAGAGTGTGGTCAGAGGCGCCTATGGGAGCAGGCCTTGGTAGCAGCGCGTCAGTATCAACTGTCTTTGCTGCTGCGCTTCTAGATGCCGTAGAGGGCACCGTGGAGGAAGAACGCGTCGCGGAGCTAGCATTCGAGGCCGAGGTGGTACATCACGGCAAACCTAGCGGTATCGACAACACCGTCGCGTTACACGGAGGCTTCATACTATACCACTCGAGGCTAATCTACGAGCGCATAACGCCAGGCACAAGATTCACACTGATACTTGCCGATACTGGCGTGGAGAGGAGCACAAGGAAGGCGGTAGAGTTTGTACTATCTAGATACTCTAGGTTACGGGGAGCTGCTAGCCTGGTCTACCTGGCCGCATGGAAGCTTGTAGAGGAGGCGGCCAACGCTGTACACGTTGGCGATGCTAGGCGACTCGGAGAGATAATGGATGTTGCGCATGGCCTGTTGTACGCAATGGGCGTCTCTACCCCCGAGATTGAGCGCCTCGTCTGGGCAGCTAGGCGAGCTGGCGCTTTCGGAGCAAAGTTGACCGGCGCTGGCATGGGTGGCGTTGTGATAGCTCTAGTGGATGAGAGTGTAGCGGAGAAGGTGGCAGAAGCGCTTCAAGACTCCGGTGCTAAGTGGGTTCGAACAGCTAAGCTGGGCGTTGAGGGGCTAACACGAGTAGAGCATGTTAAAACCTGGGAGAGCAAGAGTTTGGATGAGGGGCTAAAGAGTGAACAGCTTCGAGGCTAACTACGCAGTTATGGCGTTGCTGGCGCTTCTGGGGTTCTTCGGGACACTAGCTGCATACTTTATCGCGAGGATAATAACTTGGGGGCCTAGCCATCCTTTCAAGAGAGCACGTTACGAGGCGGGTAACCCTCCCCGCAGAAGAGCACGTGTCTCTACAATACCCCAATACTACGGCTACATTATCATCTTCATTGTACTTGATCCGCTCTTCGCGCTGCTGTTCCTAACACCGCCAAGCTCTGCTCTAAACCCACTACGCACACTCATGTGGGTAGCACTCGTCTCCGTCATACTCATACCGCCGCTACTCTACGCGCTCCACTACGCCGAGAGAATCGAGTATTGGGTTTGGGATAGGCGCGGCATGGAGGCACTTAGAAGAGCCCATGAGAGGCGTCGCTTAGCCCTCATCGAGCGCTCCAAGAGGCAAAGCTAATAATGCTTGTCTTTTGACCTTCTTCTTTGGAAGACTCAGCCCTCCTCGGCTGCGGGGGTGCCCGAGCCAGGTCAAGGGGGCGGGCTCAAGACCCGCTGGCGTAGGCCGGCGTGGGTTCAAATCCCACCCCCCGCACCACTCGCTTCTCTCACACCACGTATCCTACGCGAGGCAGAGAGCCTCTAATACTCCTCCTGGCGCCAGACCACCCCTCGGGGCTCCTAGCTTTGCCAGTCAAGGGCAGAATCATCAGGATTGCTGGTCCACTGGTAGTAGCTGAGGGCATGAGCGGCGCCAAGATGTACGAGATGGTTGAGGTTGGCGAGGAGAGACTCGTAGGCGAGATCACCAAGATTAGTGGCGATAAGGCCTTCATCCAGGTGTACGAGTCGACTACCGGACTAAGGCCTGGTGAGCCTGTTTACGGTACGGGCGAGCCTCTTAGCGTCGAGCTTGGACCTGGACTCCTCGGCCAGATCTTTGACGGTATTCAGAGACCTCTGGGCAAGATAAAGGATCTCACCGGCAGCATCTTCGTGAAGCGCGGTGTTAAGGTACCAGCCCTTGACAGGCACAAGAAGTGGCACTTCAAGCCCAACACTGAACTAAAGCCTGGCGACAAGGTACACGCTGGTGACGTGCTAGGCACAGTACAAGAGACTCCTCTAATCGAGCATCGCATTATGGTGCCACCGGACATTCCGAGCGCTACTCTAGAATGGCTTGCGCCAGAGGGCGACTATACCGTAGAGGATACGATTGCTGTAGTTACTGTCCCGGGTCGCGGCAAAGTAGAACTAAAGATGATGCATAGGTGGCCAGTGAGGAGAGCACGCCCGGTAAAGGAGAAGCTCGAGCCCATTGAGCCTCTACTAACCGGCATTAGAGTCATTGACACGTTGTTCCCCTTGGCTAAGGGCGGAGCTGCTGCAATCCCCGGTCCCTTCGGCAGCGGTAAGACCGTCACACTCCACAGCCTAGCTAAGTGGAGCGCCGCCAAGGTCGTCATCTACATCGGCTGTGGCGAGCGCGGCAACGAGATGACCGATGCGCTACGCCGCTTCCCGAAGTACAAGGATCCGTGGACCGGACGCCCACTACTAGAGAGGACCATCCTCGTCGCCAATACTAGCAACATGCCGGTGGCCGCAAGAGAGGCTAGCATCTACACCGGCATGACAATGGCCGAGTACTACCGCGACATGGGATACGACGTACTGCTAATCGCCGACTCTACGAGCAGATGGGCCGAGGCACTTCGCGAGATAGCAGGCCGTCTCGAGGAGATGCCAGCCGAGGAGGGCTATCCAAGCTACCTAGCCTCCAGGCTAGCAGAGTTCTACGAGCGCGCTGGCCGTGCCGTCCTTCTCGGCAGGCCGAACAGAGTTGGCAGCGTTAGTATCGCTGCTGCGGTATCGCCACCGGGTGGCGACTTCACCGAGCCGGTAACAAGCCACACCAGGAGGTTCGTGAGAGTCTTCTGGGCGCTTGACGTCGCACTCGCGAGCGCCAGGCACTACCCAGCCATCAACTGGATAATCAGCTACTCCGCCTACGTCGACCTAGTAGCCAAGTGGTGGCACGAGAATATCGACCCCAGGTGGAAGGAGTACCGCGACGAGATGTACAGCATCCTACTACGCGAGGACGAGCTTAAGGAGATTGTAAGGCTTGTAGGTACCGAGGGTCTAAGTGAGAGGGACAAGCTGATACTAGAGACCGCGAGGCTCATCAGAGAGGGCTTCCTAAAGCAGAACGCGTTCGACCCAATTGACGCCTTCTCGACGCCACAGAAGCAATTCAAGCTAATGAGAGCAATAATTGACTTCCACCGCAGCGCAATGAGGCTAGTAGAGCACGGTATCCCAGTCAAAGCAATCAGAGAGAAGCTTAGCGACAAGCTAACTAAGCTAATGAGAGCGAAGTTCGAGATACCAAACGACGAGATAGACAAGATAGACAAGATACGCGAGGAGATACTAGAGGCCCTAGACCGCCTCATGGAAGAGTACACTACAGCATAAACCACAACCTAGCACTTACTGATAGTTTTCTCTGCATAACTCAACGCCTCTTCTACCAGAGCCCTGTACGCACCCACGAAGCCCTCCGGCCTCAACACTTTCTCCAACTCATCCCTTGTCACCAACCTAGCCACGACTGGATTACGCAACAGCGCCTCTACCAGCGGCTCACCACGCTCATAAGCTTCTCTCGATACACTCATCACTAGCCTGTGAGCTTCATGCCTGGCCATACCCTTCGAGACTAGTAGAGCAACCACAGCTTCACTTAGCGCATGTCCACGCGTAAGCTCGAGGTTCCTCTTCATCGCATCCAGATTGAACCTCAATCTCTTCTCGAGCAGCTCTATGGTGTCAACAAGCATCTGGTCAATCGTTAGTAGCATATGAGGTATCCATACCCTCTCGGCACTACTATTTGTAAGGTCGCGCTCGTGCCATAGGGCTATGTTTTCTAGAGCAGGAACCACTAGTCCACGTGTTATACGAGATAGGCCACATATACGCTCTGAGACGACAGGGTTAGCCTTATGAGGCATTGCGCTGCTACCAACTCTGCCAAGCGGCGCTTCAACCCACTCGCCTATCTCCGGCCTTGACAGTTCCCTCACTTCAAGCGCAAATCTTTCCAGCACACCCGCTAGGCTTGCAAGCTGACAAGCTAACTCGGCTAGAGCTTCGCGTGGCGCAACTTGCGTTGTTATTACGTGAGGCTCTAGGCCTAGTTTTTCGGCTACCTTCTTGCGCAAGGCAAGTGCCTTCTCGACACCCCACAATAGCGTCCAGAAGGCCAGCGTACCGACACTCCCCCCTATCTTGGCTTTCACAACACGCTTCTCTACGTCACACAGAGCCTCGTAACGCCTAGCCAACTCGTACACGTAGTTGGCTAGCTTAAAGCCCAGTGTGACTGGCGAGGCATGCTGCCCATGCGTCCGCCCAACAACAGGAACGTCAACATACTCCTTGGCTAACTTTGAAAGTATCTTTATAATGTGCTTGACACGAGCCTTTACAATTCTAACCGCCTCGCGTATAATGATAGCCCACGCGGTGTCAACTACATCATAACTTGTTAATCCTAGATGTACGTACCTGGCTGCTTCACCACCCGCCTTCTCGCCCAACAGTTCTGCTAACGCAGCAATATCGTGGCCACGTTTCTTCTCAGCTTCAAGCCACTCTTTGACAGTTATGCTCTCGGCTGCGTCACGTACCTTCGCTGCAATCCCGCCGGGCGCCAATCCAAGCTCCTCCATAGCCTCGACAACAGCTACCTCCACACGCAGAAGATGCCTCATCCACGATTCTAGAGAGAGCAGGTCACGCATCTCCTTGGAGCCATATCTCCACTCGAATACGCACACAGGCAAAGCCTCTTGGCCCGAGATGCCAGGGGTGCCAGGACCAGTATGAGTCCTACACGGGGCTCGGTGGCGACCCCTACCATCTTCACAGCCAGGTGGGCTCAGCCGCGGCGGGACTGCCGCTCCTCACAACCCCGAAGGCGAATAGTAGTCCAGGTATCCGCATAAAACTAGGGTTCAACTTGACGCTAACCAGTGACGTGGAGAGAGCCGCACGGCTGATAGCGAAACGTGGCCATGTAGCCGTCCTCACGGGTGCGGGCATCAGCGCTGATAGTGGAATACCCACTTTCCGCGGCAAAGACGGCCTATGGAGGAGGTTTAGAGCAGAGGAACTTGCCACGCCAGAAGCCTTCCGGCGCAACCCTCGTCTAGTTTGGGAGTGGTATAGGTGGCGCATGGAGATTATAGCACGGGCGCAGCCCAATGAAGGACACTACGCTCTCGTCGAGCTGGAGAAGCTTGGACTAGTAGATTGCCTCATCACACAGAACGTTGATGGTTTACACCAGAGGGCCGGCTCGAAGAACGTCATAGAGCTACATGGCAACATATGGCGGGCAAGATGCACCAAATGCAGCTATACTATTGTGTGGGACGAGCCGCCACCCTTAGAGAGTCTGCCACCACGCTGCCCTCGCTGCAACAACTTGCTGCGTCCAGACGTGGTATGGTTCGGCGAACCAATACCGGAGGATGCATGGAACAACGCGCTAAAATGCGCGATGTCGGCACGAGTGATGCTCGTGATCGGCACCAGCGGCGTTGTATATCCCGCAGCCCTACTACCATATATCGCGCGTGAACGAGGAGCAGTTGTCATAGAGATTAATGTAGAGCGAAGTGCCTTGACCGACGATGTTACGGATATCTTCCTGAGAGGAAGAGCCTCAGAGGTATTACCACAACTCGTGAGGCACGTTAAAAACATGCTGAGTGCCAACTAGCCTGAAC
The Pyrolobus fumarii 1A DNA segment above includes these coding regions:
- the mvk gene encoding mevalonate kinase; translated protein: MILVGEHFVVKGIPALAAALGLYSYACWDEFNEETVLVDAVNLGVTCRVYPANVCGAKLAGLARIAEIIGARGIRVRVWSEAPMGAGLGSSASVSTVFAAALLDAVEGTVEEERVAELAFEAEVVHHGKPSGIDNTVALHGGFILYHSRLIYERITPGTRFTLILADTGVERSTRKAVEFVLSRYSRLRGAASLVYLAAWKLVEEAANAVHVGDARRLGEIMDVAHGLLYAMGVSTPEIERLVWAARRAGAFGAKLTGAGMGGVVIALVDESVAEKVAEALQDSGAKWVRTAKLGVEGLTRVEHVKTWESKSLDEGLKSEQLRG
- the ndhC gene encoding NADH-quinone oxidoreductase subunit A, with the protein product MNSFEANYAVMALLALLGFFGTLAAYFIARIITWGPSHPFKRARYEAGNPPRRRARVSTIPQYYGYIIIFIVLDPLFALLFLTPPSSALNPLRTLMWVALVSVILIPPLLYALHYAERIEYWVWDRRGMEALRRAHERRRLALIERSKRQS
- a CDS encoding V-type ATP synthase subunit A — encoded protein: MSGAKMYEMVEVGEERLVGEITKISGDKAFIQVYESTTGLRPGEPVYGTGEPLSVELGPGLLGQIFDGIQRPLGKIKDLTGSIFVKRGVKVPALDRHKKWHFKPNTELKPGDKVHAGDVLGTVQETPLIEHRIMVPPDIPSATLEWLAPEGDYTVEDTIAVVTVPGRGKVELKMMHRWPVRRARPVKEKLEPIEPLLTGIRVIDTLFPLAKGGAAAIPGPFGSGKTVTLHSLAKWSAAKVVIYIGCGERGNEMTDALRRFPKYKDPWTGRPLLERTILVANTSNMPVAAREASIYTGMTMAEYYRDMGYDVLLIADSTSRWAEALREIAGRLEEMPAEEGYPSYLASRLAEFYERAGRAVLLGRPNRVGSVSIAAAVSPPGGDFTEPVTSHTRRFVRVFWALDVALASARHYPAINWIISYSAYVDLVAKWWHENIDPRWKEYRDEMYSILLREDELKEIVRLVGTEGLSERDKLILETARLIREGFLKQNAFDPIDAFSTPQKQFKLMRAIIDFHRSAMRLVEHGIPVKAIREKLSDKLTKLMRAKFEIPNDEIDKIDKIREEILEALDRLMEEYTTA
- the cobB gene encoding NAD-dependent protein deacetylase encodes the protein MTLTSDVERAARLIAKRGHVAVLTGAGISADSGIPTFRGKDGLWRRFRAEELATPEAFRRNPRLVWEWYRWRMEIIARAQPNEGHYALVELEKLGLVDCLITQNVDGLHQRAGSKNVIELHGNIWRARCTKCSYTIVWDEPPPLESLPPRCPRCNNLLRPDVVWFGEPIPEDAWNNALKCAMSARVMLVIGTSGVVYPAALLPYIARERGAVVIEINVERSALTDDVTDIFLRGRASEVLPQLVRHVKNMLSAN
- the purB gene encoding adenylosuccinate lyase: MCVFEWRYGSKEMRDLLSLESWMRHLLRVEVAVVEAMEELGLAPGGIAAKVRDAAESITVKEWLEAEKKRGHDIAALAELLGEKAGGEAARYVHLGLTSYDVVDTAWAIIIREAVRIVKARVKHIIKILSKLAKEYVDVPVVGRTHGQHASPVTLGFKLANYVYELARRYEALCDVEKRVVKAKIGGSVGTLAFWTLLWGVEKALALRKKVAEKLGLEPHVITTQVAPREALAELACQLASLAGVLERFALEVRELSRPEIGEWVEAPLGRVGSSAMPHKANPVVSERICGLSRITRGLVVPALENIALWHERDLTNSSAERVWIPHMLLTIDQMLVDTIELLEKRLRFNLDAMKRNLELTRGHALSEAVVALLVSKGMARHEAHRLVMSVSREAYERGEPLVEALLRNPVVARLVTRDELEKVLRPEGFVGAYRALVEEALSYAEKTISKC